The window TCGGGCACGATGAAGCGCACGTAGTGCTCGCTCACGGCGTCGTCCAGGTCCAGGATTTCCGCCTCCGGCAGCCGGGAGTCCACGAAGCCCAGGTTGTCCGGCGCGTCGTGGCGGATGGTGGCCATGACATCGGCCAGCACGGCGCTGCCCGTGGGCATGTCGCCCGCGCCGCGCCCGTGCAGCACCACCGGGCCCGCGTTGCCCTCCAGGCGGATGGCGTTGTACGCCCCGGACACCGAGGCCAGCAGGTAGCCCTCGGGCACCAGGGCCGGGTAGACCCCGGCCTCGACCTTGCCGTCCACCAGCCGGGCCTGGGCCAGCAGCTTGATGCGGAAGCCGAACTCACGGGCGAAGGCGATGTCCATGGGCGTGACCACGGTGATGCCCGTGACGGGCAGCTGGGCGAAGGGGTAGTCCACCCCGAAGGCCAGGCGGATGAGCAGCACCAGCTTGTGGGCCGCGTCGATGCCCTGGATGTCCAGGGTCGGGTCGGCCTCGGCGTAGCCGAGCTGCTGGGCCTGGCCCAGGGCGGTGCCGAAGTCCAGGCCCTTGTCGGTCATCTCGGTCAGGATGTAGTTGGCCGTGCCGTTGAGGATGCCCAGCAGGCTTTGCAGGCGGTTGCCCGCCAGGGCCTCCTTGAGCGGCTGGACCACGGGGATGCCCCCGGCCACGCTGGCCTCGAAGCCCAGGTGCACCCCGCGCGCCTGGGCCTGGGCGAAGAGGTCCATGCCGTTTTCGGCCAGCAGGGCCTTGTTGGCCGTGACCACATGCTTGCCTGCGGCGATGGCCTCCTCCAGGAAGCGCCGGGCGAACCCGGTGCCGCCCATGAGCTCGCAGACCACGGCGATGTCCGGGTCGTCCAGCAGCTCGCGGTAGTCGGTCACGGCGCGGGCGCCGATGGCCTCCACGGCGGCGCGGCGGTGCTCGCTGCGGATGAGCACGGACTTGATGCGGATTTCCTTGCCCGTGCGGCGCCGGATGGACTCGCGGTTTTCGTGCACGAGCCGCGCCAGGCCCTGGCCCACGGTGCCGAACCCGGCCAGGGCGATGTCCAGCCGCTGGGGCTGCCC is drawn from Desulfocurvus vexinensis DSM 17965 and contains these coding sequences:
- a CDS encoding homoserine dehydrogenase — protein: MLEEQHPGRPAGPGQPQRLDIALAGFGTVGQGLARLVHENRESIRRRTGKEIRIKSVLIRSEHRRAAVEAIGARAVTDYRELLDDPDIAVVCELMGGTGFARRFLEEAIAAGKHVVTANKALLAENGMDLFAQAQARGVHLGFEASVAGGIPVVQPLKEALAGNRLQSLLGILNGTANYILTEMTDKGLDFGTALGQAQQLGYAEADPTLDIQGIDAAHKLVLLIRLAFGVDYPFAQLPVTGITVVTPMDIAFAREFGFRIKLLAQARLVDGKVEAGVYPALVPEGYLLASVSGAYNAIRLEGNAGPVVLHGRGAGDMPTGSAVLADVMATIRHDAPDNLGFVDSRLPEAEILDLDDAVSEHYVRFIVPDAPGVLRDIAGVMADHAISLQQVIQKSRSDAGEGIPLVFLTHEAAADAVHKAMRQVEALGLTLGTTMHYRIL